Proteins from one Pirellulaceae bacterium genomic window:
- a CDS encoding MotA/TolQ/ExbB proton channel family protein, with product MKYLFHRRCVSSVAAIVLLLAASQPLMGQPSDGTTAAEVPRGLWQIVFSGGLLGGSIIFVLLALSVTAAYLVFEHVLTIRRQELIPAELEEEVGKQLTAGNLSQAIDACKRRPGFLSFVLMQGLAEADGGWPAVEKGLEDALADQAARLLRKIEYLSVIGNIAPMVGLLGTVTGMIFAFQRVATTQGAAGAGDLAEGIYQALVTTVGGLIVAIPSLAAFAVLRNRVDQLVAETAYVVQHVCRPLRRRLPAQASAAPPIARSGK from the coding sequence ATGAAGTATCTTTTCCATCGCCGCTGTGTTTCGTCGGTTGCTGCGATCGTCCTATTGCTTGCCGCCTCACAACCATTGATGGGACAGCCGAGCGATGGAACCACTGCTGCGGAAGTCCCTCGCGGTTTGTGGCAGATTGTTTTTTCGGGTGGATTGCTGGGCGGTTCGATCATTTTTGTGTTGCTGGCTCTTTCGGTGACGGCGGCTTATTTGGTCTTTGAGCATGTGCTGACAATTCGGCGCCAGGAACTGATTCCTGCCGAACTAGAAGAGGAAGTCGGCAAGCAGTTAACGGCAGGCAATCTTTCGCAAGCGATTGACGCATGTAAACGTCGTCCCGGGTTTTTGTCGTTTGTGTTGATGCAAGGGTTGGCAGAAGCCGATGGGGGATGGCCTGCCGTTGAAAAAGGTTTGGAGGATGCCTTGGCCGACCAGGCAGCCCGACTCCTAAGGAAAATTGAGTATTTGTCCGTGATTGGTAACATCGCGCCGATGGTGGGCTTGTTAGGGACTGTGACTGGCATGATTTTCGCCTTTCAGCGAGTCGCGACGACCCAGGGTGCTGCGGGTGCGGGAGACTTAGCGGAAGGCATTTATCAAGCCTTAGTTACCACCGTTGGTGGACTAATCGTAGCCATTCCGTCGTTGGCTGCTTTTGCCGTGCTTCGCAATCGAGTTGACCAATTGGTGGCGGAGACTGCTTACGTGGTGCAACACGTTTGCCGACCTTTGCGTCGGCGATTACCAGCTCAGGCTTCCGCGGCTCCCCCCATTGCTCGGTCGGGAAAATAG
- the def gene encoding peptide deformylase, whose protein sequence is MKIVTFPHPTLRHESRAIRRVDAGLRDMITQMFELMYEANGIGLAANQVDLPLRFFICNLAAKAGEGEELVFLNPLVSKPKGSTEREEGCLSLPGVYAPVIRPERIRLQAYQLDGQEIDVELEGLMARVVQHEVDHLDGVMFTDRLSATHEMNITPLLEEFQLAFESGRKSGEIRPDEEIAARLTQLEEQYGEPK, encoded by the coding sequence TTGAAGATCGTCACGTTTCCTCATCCGACATTGCGTCACGAATCGCGAGCTATTCGACGGGTCGATGCCGGCTTGCGCGATATGATCACCCAGATGTTCGAATTAATGTACGAAGCCAACGGCATTGGCTTGGCAGCCAACCAAGTCGACCTGCCATTACGGTTTTTCATATGCAATTTGGCCGCGAAGGCAGGCGAAGGCGAGGAGTTGGTGTTCCTGAATCCATTGGTAAGCAAACCCAAGGGTTCGACCGAACGAGAAGAAGGCTGCCTCAGTCTGCCGGGCGTCTACGCACCGGTGATTCGCCCCGAACGTATCCGACTGCAGGCGTACCAATTGGATGGCCAAGAGATCGACGTGGAACTCGAAGGGCTAATGGCCCGCGTCGTTCAGCACGAGGTGGATCATTTGGATGGCGTGATGTTCACCGATCGACTAAGTGCCACGCACGAGATGAATATCACACCCTTACTCGAAGAGTTCCAATTGGCTTTTGAAAGCGGGAGAAAGTCGGGAGAAATACGGCCTGATGAGGAAATCGCGGCAAGGTTGACACAGCTGGAAGAACAGTACGGCGAGCCCAAATGA
- the fmt gene encoding methionyl-tRNA formyltransferase: MRILMMGTGGFAIPTFKALLESEHEVVGLVTRPPRPIHGRRASTPSSNPMRDLAEERGLAVTMPASINDASAVAELAEQAIDLHIVCDYGQILSNAALATARLGGINLHASLLPKYRGAAPINWAIYEGEPITGVTVIHMTVKLDAGPNLVQLQTDIGETEDAIDLEARLAETGVSAVLAAIGQLGNWNGQSSIGEIQDPQQATKAPRLKKKDGRVDWSRTADEIFNQVRAFRPWPGTYTEWQTGKKTMRLALNEVEVAAPIDLEAAPGQIGFIDRSQTVVACGKGGLRLIQVQPAGKKPMPVADFLRGSRLTVGDSIG; this comes from the coding sequence ATGCGAATCCTAATGATGGGCACAGGCGGTTTCGCCATTCCGACATTCAAAGCGTTGCTTGAATCCGAGCACGAAGTGGTAGGATTAGTGACGCGACCACCGCGACCAATTCACGGACGTCGTGCATCGACGCCCTCCTCCAATCCGATGCGTGATCTGGCCGAGGAGCGTGGGCTGGCTGTGACGATGCCTGCTTCGATTAATGATGCCTCAGCGGTCGCGGAGCTTGCTGAACAGGCGATCGATTTACACATCGTTTGTGACTATGGCCAAATCCTATCAAACGCAGCACTTGCCACCGCTCGGTTGGGTGGCATCAACCTCCACGCTTCTTTGCTACCCAAGTACCGCGGAGCAGCGCCGATCAATTGGGCGATCTACGAGGGTGAACCAATCACAGGGGTGACGGTGATCCACATGACAGTCAAGTTGGACGCAGGGCCCAACTTGGTCCAACTCCAAACTGATATCGGCGAGACTGAAGATGCCATCGATCTAGAAGCCCGCTTAGCGGAAACAGGTGTTTCCGCCGTGCTGGCTGCGATCGGACAATTGGGCAACTGGAACGGGCAAAGCTCAATCGGCGAAATCCAAGATCCCCAGCAAGCCACCAAAGCTCCTCGCCTCAAGAAAAAAGATGGCCGTGTCGACTGGTCACGCACGGCCGACGAGATTTTCAACCAAGTTCGTGCCTTCCGCCCCTGGCCTGGAACCTACACGGAGTGGCAAACGGGAAAAAAAACCATGCGACTAGCCCTGAATGAAGTCGAAGTTGCGGCACCAATCGATCTGGAAGCAGCTCCTGGGCAAATCGGCTTTATCGATCGATCGCAAACCGTCGTCGCCTGCGGAAAAGGTGGTCTTCGGCTGATCCAAGTCCAACCGGCGGGCAAAAAACCGATGCCAGTCGCCGATTTTCTCAGAGGCTCTCGACTGACCGTCGGAGACTCAATCGGTTGA